The Ahaetulla prasina isolate Xishuangbanna chromosome 3, ASM2864084v1, whole genome shotgun sequence genome window below encodes:
- the E2F3 gene encoding transcription factor E2F3 isoform X3, protein MPLQQAKRRLELEEPGQQFLPEGLRTPKGKGRAATRSPESPKTPKSPSEKTRYDTSLGLLTKKFIQLLSQSPDGVVDLNKAAEVLKVQKRRIYDITNVLEGIHLIKKKSKNNIQWMGCSLSDFGGMLAHCQGLSKEVAELSQEEKKLDELIQSCSHDLKLLKDSEDRKLAYVRYEDIQEIRSLKDQTVILVKAPPETKLEMLDPEKNKLIHLCSTQGPIEVYLCPEETDYSTRIKTQDQDHNGNISRNISKSNLNTDLNSDNSGGPDCSENATAISPLVSTTNLLQQTEDQITSSLDGPFVNLLPPLLHEDYLLGLDEEEGISDLFDAYDFEKVPPLMDGFLCS, encoded by the exons GCAAAACGAAGATTGGAACTAGAAGAACCTGGACAGCAATTTCTACCTGAAGGATTGAGAACTCCAAAGGGGAAAGGTAGAGCTGCAACAAGAAGTCCAGAGAGTCCAAAAA CTCCCAAATCTCCTTCAGAAAAGACCCGGTATGATACTTCACTTGGCCTTCTCACAAAGAAGTTTATTCAATTATTAAGCCAGTCTCCTGATGGTGTGGTAGATTTGAACAAAGCAGCAGAGGTACTTAAGGTACAAAAAAGGAGGATTTATGATATTACCAATGTTCTGGAAGGCATTCATCTCATTAAGAAAAAATCCAAGAACAACATTCAGTGGAT GGGCTGCAGTCTATCTGATTTCGGGGGCATGTTGGCACACTGTCAAGGCTTGTCAAAAGAGGTAGCAGAACTCAGCCAGGAAGAAAAGAAGCTAGATGAGTTAATCCAAAGCTGCTCTCATGACCTCAAGCTGCTAAAGGATTCTGAAGATCGGAAAT TAGCGTATGTTAGGTATGAAGATATTCAAGAAATTAGGAGCCTTAAAGACCAAACCGTCATACTTGTCAAAGCTCCTCCAGAAACAAAACTTGAAATGCTTGACCCAGAAAag AATAAGCTGATACACTTATGTAGTACTCAAGGACCTATCGAGGTGTACTTGTGTCCAGAAGAAACTGACTACTCCACTCGAATAAAAACTCAGGATCAGGATCACAATGGAAATATCTCAAGAAACATTTCCAAAAGTAATCTGAACACAG ATCTGAACTCTGATAACTCAGGAGGTCCTGACTGTTCAGAAAATGCCACGGCCATCTCTCCATTAGTTTCTACCACTAACCTTTTGCAGCAAACAGAGGACCAAATTACTTCAAGCCTTGATGGCCCATTTGTAAACTTGTTGCCACCTTTACTTCATGAAGACTATCTGCTTGGGCTTGATGAAGAAGAAGGAATTAGTGACCTCTTTGATGCTTATGACTTTGAAAAAGTACCTCCCTTGATGGATGGATTTTTATGCAGCtga